AGTTGTTGCGTAGGTCATAAAAGGCATATCGGCAATGATTAATGTTTCTTCCACGCCACGTGCAACACAGCCCGTGTGATAAGCCATATCACCGATGGAAACAGGTAAAGTATCGTTCTGGCCTTGAAGTACCATGCCGAGGGAATCGCCAATGAGAATGGCGTGAATGCCTGCTTGATCAAATAGCTTAGCAAAGCTGGCATCATAAGCCGTAATGGTGGATATTTTTTCGCCTTGTTGTTTCATCTTTAACAAGGTGGCGGTCGTAATTTTGGCCATAATGTTTTCCGAATTATTTAAGCGGCGCTAGCGTCGCATAATCCCTTGATTGTATCAAGTTTATTGGATGAATGCTGATTATCGTAAATCAATTTGAATATTACTCTTGACGCAGCTGGCTATGAATTTTAAGTCCATTGTTTGCAACTAGCTTGCTCAATGCCATGACAGAACGTCCATCGGGTAAAGATAAATTAGGCGCTATTTCAGCGAGAGGAGTAAGCACAAACTCACGTTCAGTCATGCCGTAGTGAGGAACAGTTAATCGCTCATTATTGATCACTTCATCGCCAAATAAGATGATGTCCAAATCGAGAACACGCGGCCCCCATCGGTTATCTTTTCTTACTCGGCCTGCTGTATTCTCAATTGTTTGTAATTGATCTAATAAGGAGAGTGGCGCTAATGTCGTTTCGAGAGCAAGCACTGCATTCATGTAGTCTGGCTGATCTTTTGGCCCCATCGGACGGCTAAAATAAAGATGCGATACATGTAGTAGCTTACAGCTAGAAATATTT
This window of the Thalassotalea atypica genome carries:
- the folK gene encoding 2-amino-4-hydroxy-6-hydroxymethyldihydropteridine diphosphokinase, which codes for MYESVVNLKKQLLHNNMTIAYVGLGSNLSDPEQQIRQAVTAIENISSCKLLHVSHLYFSRPMGPKDQPDYMNAVLALETTLAPLSLLDQLQTIENTAGRVRKDNRWGPRVLDLDIILFGDEVINNERLTVPHYGMTEREFVLTPLAEIAPNLSLPDGRSVMALSKLVANNGLKIHSQLRQE